From the genome of Malus sylvestris chromosome 6, drMalSylv7.2, whole genome shotgun sequence, one region includes:
- the LOC126625193 gene encoding uncharacterized protein LOC126625193 isoform X5, protein MDYDDNDFQSQNLHLAGEGSTNFPPVLQPYALPKFDFDDSLQGHLRFDSLVETEVFLGIENNEPNHWIEDFSRGSSGIEFSSTAAESCSISRRNNVWSEATSSESVEMLLKSVGQEEIIPSETIVEESDACKELCCLTEQMEPNLNNDDNILSQMGDVTDLGPTLPRVEISENLSGLKDVGVDQLCVDDSQTREGKLLVDGNSNNLEPNDLSGKDSPSVSKGSPSTYGKCKDANQMELDNAVDERLDEKEDSSASGMQVDDMISVQNIITRSDELSKKDVQHNLKDISEEDPDGHVLRIEAQVNEKVVEKATCYLENPHCSSFEVESVEGGIANQENVVSVEEPSDILQEDSDLHTLGGCSDRECSGADADTNKYETVVLFKVIDTGGDQSELNTHSLSPRACENDTSCAVEVSNKNAEISSSIDPMLKGDSDLHVVDVFSDRECSGVPAETNKCEDTVLLKDSGSGGDIFKLNTNDLSPMVTRGDDRFAGEVTNSNAGISSSPSSPDPKPKLDSGWNSSKENSLESGFQPDSGTLVRTSEASLSVIEENEVSKDESNENREVHCNLTATCSSAEVFSEAHVTGSSKSSLDASGISGEKLNADGLVSLSIVEESSQICDDNKVYGEGDVGDGQDGNLDLSSSEKDSTQLLNESNGKYLELGGSVVKGLGSSPLCGASTDKELVVPTLTNEGDGNEPVTNLFLENSNVASCGTMNGVPLSSGNGVARDIVSNSEVQAAPSSAGGSYCDKKEETASEMSKDASFSCIVPPPLVETGPVSVSEAEKGVSCDSSGQSLCKTVDQSLPVTDSCNTECQNEPQSAVANEVSKGNTNEREVASVQCESSTKVGDASEAIFFGRQDGSTIKESFEKASANATELSMDSDMLPGPSTLVEMCGGTAKNAMEDTDTSEVSQDKTSAEATMPSINCDASPICEASICSAPLPESHARFVAPESGGSSVNPNKNDCGSTKVVETSELSETKHESGDIKGPKNLNAPVSDIVRNGDNHSPKSWNPKENDASKDWRNGTSDVSSFADLPKGDAPNNLQPVPTIIPPRFGEGSIQNSGSGQLDAKISQDLSHGGSLVFDGVARGASKVTPERKTRRASSKATGKQSAKKGSAQARTPMRQLERGDRSSSVSQNQSGIFQLVQPSETKPYGHVDGAIKPFSVLSTSTSSLPDLNTSAPPSVIFQQPFTDLQQVQLRAQIFVYGALIQGIAPEEAYMVSAFGGHDGGRGMWENAWRVSIERLHGQKSALGNPETPLQSRSGSRAPDQVIKGAFQSKSIPSPLGRPSMKGAPPMGSPMIPISSPLWSISTPVCEGLQYNYQQALNPLHPFQTQSIGNVVGGHNTTWMPQPSFRGPWLTSPQSSAAQASTHFSAFPSTEAVQLTPVKETSLPQLPSKKHVSSGSSTQTGGPTSVFAGVSPVFDPKKVSASHGQHSADPKPRKRKKTSASEDHVQVTMQARSQPESALTLADSSSLSTSVAISTPSTIVSKTMPEKLIMSVFPTPSTGRLKKADQDLEQREAFTEATLSKVKEARQQAEEAAAYAATAVSHSQEIWNQLDKQKDSRLIFDGEVTLASAAAAVAAAAAVAKAAAAAANVALNAALQAKLMAEEASVSYNDGNASQSIRMTTPVPILRGEDVTNSSTSILVAAREASRKGVEVASAASKQAENMDAIVKAAELAAEAVSQAGIIVAMGDPLPLSQLVEAGPEGYWKVPQVSSGLVMKSNGMLREQSNLGTVGEDVDSSSRRSKDRQSDKHKAQPTAHEKSPILTEVNKESMDDQLRPGVGTTGFDTASEKGSRGPKGRNVSEIRSRSALITVENDFEKEAGASEESSIKEGSLVEVLKDGAGFGEAWFTAKVLCLQNGKASVCYTELPSDEGKLQEWVALDGEEDKPPKIRIARPVTALGHDGTRKRRRAAMADYTWSVGDKVDAWIQESWWEGVVTEKNKKDETILTVHFPAQGEKSVVKAWHLRPSLIWKDGKWVEWFSVRNDTSFLEGDMPQEKRSKFGSPAVEDKGNDNASKSIDVNDSGKPVDPRLLNLSANEKVFNMGKNTRTENKLDATRTIRTGLQKERSRGVVFGIPKPGKKRKFMEVSKHYVENEGGKINETSDPVKIAKYLMPQGSGSRGLKNTSKIDTREKQVAGSKLKGLRSGKLQSLSGKSAAQKDHLLTDAHTASDGSSEMDHTGKIKDSVNHAEGLSGKHTLSQTSTHRTEGTTDGPMEFSSLAPSSDSSSSKKVSTLTALSRANKGKLAPAGGRLGKIEEGKVFSGNPAKSTAEVVEPRRSNRRIQPTSRLLEGLQSSLIISKIPSVSHDKGHRSQNRNASRGNNNG, encoded by the exons ATGGATTATGATGACAATGATTTTCAAAGCCAGAATCTTCATTTAGCCGGTGAAGGGAGTACTAATTTTCCTCCAGTTTTACAGCCATATGCTCTTCCCAAGTTTGATTTTGACGATAGCCTTCAAGGGCATTTGAGGTTTGATAGTTTGGTTGAAACCGAGGTTTTTCTGGGTATTGAGAATAACGAACCTAATCACTGGATTGAGGATTTCTCTCGTGGGAGTAGTGGGATAGAGTTTAGTTCCACTGCAGCAGAATCTTGCTCTATATCAAGGCGCAACAATGTTTGGTCTGAAGCCACTTCCTCAGAATCTGTTGAAATGCTATTAAAATCTGTTGGGCAGGAAGAAATTATTCCCTCTGAGACAATCGTTGAGGAATCAGATGCCTGTAAGGAACTGTGTTGCTTAACTGAGCAGATGGAGCCTAATTTGAATAATGATGATAACATTCTTTCTCAAATGGGGGATGTTACAGATCTAGGGCCTACATTACCACGGGTGGAGATTTCCGAAAATCTTTCTGGCTTAAAGGATGTAGGAGTAGATCAGCTTTGTGTTGATGATTCACAAACTCGTGAAGGTAAATTATTAGTTGATGGAAATTCAAATAACTTGGAACCAAATGATCTCAGTGGAAAGGACAGCCCAAGTGTAAGTAAAGGGAGTCCTTCTACGTATGGGAAATGCAAAGATGCAAATCAGATGGAATTGGACAATGCGGTTGATGAACGTCTAGATGAAAAAGAAGATTCCTCTGCTTCAGGAATGCAAGTTGATGATATGATATCTGTGCAGAATATTATTACAAGAAGTGATGAGTTGAGTAAAAAAGATgttcaacataatttaaaagataTCAGTGAAGAGGATCCAGATGGGCATGTGTTGCGCATAGAGGCTCAAGTGAATGAAAAAGTAGTTGAAAAGGCTACCTGTTATCTTGAAAACCCTCATTGTTCATCGTTTGAGGTGGAGTCTGTGGAAGGAGGAATTGCTAATCAGGAAAATGTTGTTAGTGTGGAGGAACCATCGGATATACTGCAAGAGGATTCTGACTTACATACCCTGGGCGGATGCAGTGACAGGGAATGCTCTGGAGCTGATGCTGACACCAACAAATATGAAACTGTGGTCTTGTTTAAAGTCATAGATACTGGTGGGGATCAATCAGAACTAAACACACACAGCTTATCACCTAGGGCGTGTGAAAATGATACTAGCTGCGCAGTTGAGGTTAGCAACAAAAATGCtgaaatttcttcaagtatAGATCCTATGCTGAAAGGGGATTCTGACTTACATGTAGTGGACGTATTCAGTGACAGGGAGTGCTCTGGGGTTCCTGCTGAAACCAACAAATGTGAAGATACAGTCTTGCTTAAAGACTCAGGTAGTGGTGgtgatatttttaaattaaacacaaatgaTTTATCACCAATGGTTACCAGAGGCGATGATAGGTTTGCAGGTGAGGTCACCAACAGCAATGCTGGTATTTCTTCAAGTCCATCAAGTCCAGATCCTAAACCGAAATTGGATTCTGGATGGAATAGCTCCAAGGAGAATTCTTTAGAAAGTGGTTTCCAACCAGATAGTGGGACTTTGGTCAGAACGTCCGAGGCTTCTTTGTCAGTCATTGAGGAAAATGAGGTCTCAAAGGATGAAAGTAATGAAAATAgggaagttcattgtaattTGACTGCAACATGTTCTTCAGCTGAAGTATTTAGTGAAGCACATGTAACTGGATCTTCTAAAAGTTCTCTTGATGCTTCTGGAATTTCTGGAGAGAAATTGAATGCTGATGGACTTGTATCACTTTCTATTGTTGAGGAGTCTTCTCAAATATGTGATGATAATAAAGTTTACGGAGAAGGTGATGTTGGTGATGGACAGGATGGTAACCTGGATCTCTCTTCCAGTGAAAAGGATAGTACACAATTGCTCAATGAGTCTAATGGTAAATATTTGGAGCTTGGTGGATCTGTTGTTAAGGGATTGGGGTCCTCACCATTGTGTGGAGCTAGCACAGATAAAGAGCTGGTTGTTCCAACATTAACAAATGAAGGTGATGGTAATGAACCGG TGACCAACCTTTTCTTGGAAAATTCGAACGTGGCTTCTTGTGGCACAATGAATGGTGTTCCCTTGTCTTCTGGAAATGGTGTAGCCAGGGATATTGTTAGCAACTCAGAGGTTCAAGCAGCACCTTCTTCTGCTGGGGGTTCATACTgtgacaaaaaagaagaaaccgCAAGTGAAATGTCCAAGGACGCAAGTTTTTCATGTATAGTGCCACCTCCTTTGGTAGAAACAGGGCCAGTTTCCGTTTCTGAAGCTGAAAAAGGTGTTTCCTGTGATAGTTCTGGACAGTCGTTATGCAAGACGGTTGATCAATCTCTGCCTGTCACAGACAGTTGCAATACAGAGTGCCAAAATGAACCACAAAGTGCAGTCGCTAATGAAGTTAGCAAGGGAAACACAAATGAGAGGGAAGTAGCTTCTGTTCAGTGTGAATCTTCTACAAAAGTGGGTGATGCTAGTGAAGCTATTTTCTTTGGAAGACAGGATGGCTCAACCATAAAAGAGAGTTTTGAAAAGGCATCTGCAAATGCAACAG AACTAAGTATGGATTCTGACATGCTGCCTGGGCCTTCAACATTGGTGGAAATGTGTGGTGGTACTGCTAAAAATGCAATGGAAGACACTGACACTTCTGAAGTATCTCAGGATAAGACTTCTGCGGAGGCTACTATGCCCAGCATTAATT gtgatgcttctccgatttgtGAAGCCTCTATCTGTTCTGCTCCTTTGCCTGAATCTCATGCTAGGTTTGTTGCACCAGAAAGTGGTGGAAGTTCTGTTAATCCGAATAAAAATGATTGTGGTTCAACTAAGGTTGTTGAAACAAGTGAGCTTTCTGAGACTAAACATGAATCAGGTGATATCAAGGGGCCCAAAAATCTGAATGCCCCAGTTTCTGACATTGTTAGGAATGGGGACAATCATTCTCCTAAATCCTGGaatccaaaagaaaatgatgcctCCAAGGATTGGAGAAATGGCACGTCGGACGTGAGTTCATTTGCAGATTTGCCAAAAGGGGATGCTCCCAACAACTTGCAGCCCGTTCCTACTATTATACCTCCCAGA TTTGGAGAGGGGTCTATACAAAATTCTGGTTCAGGCCAGCTGGATGCAAAAATCTCACAAGATCTTTCTCATGGAGGTTCACTAGTATTTGATGGAGTTGCACGAGGTGCTTCTAAGGTTACCCCTGAACGGAAAACAAGGCGAGCATCTAGCAAGGCAACGGGTAAACAGAGCGCTAAGAAGGGAAGTGCACAAGCAAGAACTCCTATGAGACAATTAGAAAGAGGAGACAGATCAAGCAGTGTGTCCCAAAACCAATCTGGAATTTTCCAGCTTGTGCAGCCTAGTGAGACAAAGCCCTATGGACATGTGGATGGTGCTATAAAACCCTTTTCTGTTCTTAGTACTTCCACATCTAGTTTGCCAGATCTGAATACTTCTGCTCCACCATCTGTAATATTTCAACAGCCGTTCACTGACTTGCAGCAAGTGCAATTACGTGCTCAAATCTTTGTTTATGGAGCTTTAAT TCAAGGAATAGCACCTGAAGAAGCTTATATGGTGTCAGCATTTGGGGGACATG ATGGTGGAAGGGGCATGTGGGAGAATGCTTGGCGTGTGTCCATAGAGAGGCTACACGGTCAAAAGTCTGCTCTGGGTAATCCAGAAACTCCTTTGCAATCACGCTCGG GTTCCAGGGCTCCTGACCAAGTAATTAAAGGTGCATTCCAGAGTAAAAGTATTCCCTCACCTCTTGGTCGACCCAGCATGAAGGGTGCTCCACCAATGGGTAGCCCAATGATACCTATTTCATCACCTCTTTGGAGTATTTCTACCCCTGTTTGCGAGGGCCTGCAATATAATTATCAGCAGGCACTTAATCCATTGCATCCCTTTCAAACACAATCAATAGGGAACGTTGTTGGGGGCCATAATACTACTTGGATGCCTCAGCCCTCCTTTCGGGGTCCCTGGCTTACTTCTCCACAGTCTTCTGCAGCTCAAGCCAGTACTCATTTTTCAGCATTTCCTAGTACAGAAGCAGTGCAGTTGACTCCTGTAAAAGAAACATCTTTGCCACAATTGCCTAGTAAGAAGCATGTTTCCTCTGGTTCTTCTACTCAGACTGGAGGCCCAACTAGTGTTTTTGCAGGGGTGTCTCCAgtgtttgacccaaaaaaagtGTCGGCATCACATGGCCAGCATTCTGCTGACCCTAAgcctagaaaaagaaaaaagacttCAGCTTCTGAGGATCATGTTCAGGTTACTATGCAAGCTCGATCTCAACCCGAGTCAGCTCTAACACTTGCTGATAGTAGTAGTCTGTCTACATCTGTTGCCATCTCAACCCCAAGTACCATTGTGTCTAAGACCATGCCAGAGAAATTGATTATGTCTGTCTTTCCAACGCCTTCCACTGGTCGCCTCAAAAAAGCAGATCAGGATTTGGAGCAGAGGGAAGCTTTTACAGAGGCGACTCTTAGTAAAGTTAAGGAGGCTAGGCAACAGGCAGAAGAAGCCGCTGCTTATGCTGCTACAGCTGTTAGTCACAGCCAAGAAATATGGAATCAGTTGGATAAGCAAAAAGATTCCAGATTGATATTTGATGGCGAAGTTACGTTGGCATCTGCTGCTGCAGCTGTAGCTGCCGCGGCTGCTGTTGCAAAGGCAGCAGCTGCAGCTGCCAATGTTGCTTTGAATGCTGCATTACAAGCAAAATTGATGGCTGAAGAAGCCTCGGTTTCATATAATGATGGGAATGCGAGCCAAAGTATAAGAATGACTACTCCTGTGCCCATTTTAAGGGGTGAAGATGTAACTAATAGTTCGACTTCGATCCTTGTTGCTGCTAGggaggcttctagaaagggagTTGAAGTTGCATCTGCAGCCTCAAAGCAAGCTGAAAATATGGATGCCATTGTAAAAGCTGCTGAGTTGGCAGCAGAAGCTGTATCACAAGCTGGAATAATTGTAGCTATGGGTGATCCTTTGCCATTGAGTCAGTTAGTAGAAGCTGGTCCAGAGGGTTATTGGAAAGTACCTCAAGTTTCTTCAGGTCTGGTTATGAAATCAAATGGCATGTTGAGAGAACAGTCAAATTTGGGTACTGTCGGAGAAGATGTTGATTCTTCTTCTAGGCGTTCTAAAGATAGACAATCAGATAAGCACAAAGCACAGCCAACTGCACATGAGAAGTCACCTATTCTGACAGAGGTAAATAAGGAATCAATGGATGATCAACTGAGGCCGGGAGTAGGAACCACAGGGTTTGATACTGCCAGTGAAAAGGGGTCAAGAGGACCGAAGGGTCGCAATGTTTCTGAAATCAGATCAAGGTCTGCTTTGATTACTGTCgagaatgattttgaaaaggaaGCAGGAGCATCTGAAGAAAGCAGCATCAAGGAGGGTTCTCTAGTAGAG gtTCTCAAAGATGGGGCTGGATTTGGAGAAGCCTGGTTTACTGCTAAGGTATTGTGTTTGCAAAATGGAAAAGCTAGTGTGTGTTACACTGAGCTTCCGTCAGATGAAG GGAAACTGCAGGAATGGGTGGCACTTGATGGCGAAGAAGATAAGCCACCAAAGATACGAATTGCCCGCCCTGTTACCGCTTTGGGACATGACGGAACAAGGAAAAGGCGCAGAGCAGCAATGGCAGATTATACTTGGTCTGTTGGAGATAAAGTTGATGCATGGATACAGGAGAG CTGGTGGGAAGGAGTTGTCACtgaaaaaaacaagaaagatgaaACTATATTAACGGTCCACTTTCCAG CTCAAGGGGAAAAGTCAGTTGTTAAAGCTTGGCATCTTCGGCCTTCGCTCATTTGGAAGGATGGCAAATGGGTTGAATGGTTTAGTGTACGAAATGACACCTCCTTCCTTGAG GGTGATATGCCCCAGGAAAAGCGATCCAAATTTGGCAGTCCTGCAGTGGAAGACAAGGGGAATGATAACGCGTCAAAAAGCATTGATGTAAATGATTCAGGGAAACCTGTAGACCCAAGGTTACTGAATTTATCTGCAAATGAAAAGGTATTTAATATGGGTAAGAATACCAGAACTGAGAATAAGCTTGATGCAACCAGAACAATTCGGACAGGGTTGCAGAAGGAAAGATCAAGGGGGGTTGTTTTTGGTATCCCCAAGCCtggaaagaagagaaaattcATGGAAGTTAGCAAACATTATGTGGAAAATGAGGGTGGCAAGATTAATGAAACTAGTGATCCGGTGAAAATTGCAAAATACTTGATGCCTCAAGGATCAGGTTCCCGTGGATTGAAAAATACATCCAAAATCGACACGAGGGAAAAACAAGTGGCTGGATCCAAGCTAAAGGGTCTGAGATCTGGAAAGCTGCAAAGTTTATCCGGTAAATCTGCTGCACAGAAGGACCACCTCTTAACAGATGCACACACTGCCTCTGATGGTTCAAGTGAAATGGACCATACAGGAAAGATCAAAGATTCTGTAAACCATGCTGAGGGTTTATCCGGAAAGCATACACTATCACAAACATCTACACATAGAACAGAAGGGACAACAGACGGCCCAATGGAATTTTCTTCATTAGCTCCATCATCTGATTCTTCTTCATCCAAGAAAGTCTCCACTTTAACTGCTCTATCTCGGGCAAACAAAGGAAAACTTGCACCTGCTGGTGGAAGGTTGGGTAAAATTGAGGAGGGCAAAGTGTTTAGTGGAAATCCGGCAAAGTCGACTGCTGAAGTTGTTGAGCCTCGTAGATCAAATCGCAGAATTCAACCTACATCAAGA